A window from Odocoileus virginianus isolate 20LAN1187 ecotype Illinois chromosome 24, Ovbor_1.2, whole genome shotgun sequence encodes these proteins:
- the YAF2 gene encoding YY1-associated factor 2 isoform X4 produces the protein MGLLKFPISGRKPRPVSQLVAQQVTQQFVPPTQSKKEKKDKVEKEKSEKETTSKKNSHKKTRPRLKNVDRSSAQHLEVTVGDLTVIITDFKEKTKSPPASSAASADQHSQSGSSSDNTERGVSRSSSPRGEASSLNGESH, from the exons GAAGCCTCGACCTGTCTCCCAGTTGGTTGCACAGCAGGTTACTCAGCAGTTTGTACCCCCTACAcagtcaaagaaagagaaaaaagacaaagtagaaaaggaaaaaagtgaaaaggaaacaaCTAGCAAAAAGAACAGTCATAAGAAAACCAG GCCAAGATTGAAAAATGTGGATCGGAGTAGTGCTCAACATTTGGAAGTTACCGTTGGAGATCTGACAGTCATTATTACAGACTTTAAGGAGAAAACGAAGTCACCGCCTGCATCTAGTGCTGCCTCTGCCGATCAACACAGTCAGAGTGGCTCCAGCTCTGATAACACAGAGAGGGGAGTGTCCAGGTCATCTTCACCCAGAGGAGAGGCCTCGTCACTGAATGGAGAGTCtcattaa